Genomic window (Paludisphaera rhizosphaerae):
CGGGGCGGTATTCATCGTCGCCGAGGCCGGACCGGCTGCCGTGCGGCCGGCGATGGATCAGTCCCAAGCGGCACAGGAGCCTCTGCGTCATCCCCCCGTTGAATCGATCCGCCCGCTTCGCCGGCCGGAAGCCCTCCGCGTTGAGCCGATCGGCGATCTCCGCCGTGCTCCTCCCCTCGGCGCACCAGGCCCGCAGCCGCTCGACCATCTGCGAGTAGCCCGACAGCAGGTCGTAACGCCTCACCGGCCGGGACAGGGTGTGCGACTCGACGGGCCCGCCGGCCCAGTGCAGCTCGACGTCCACCCGCTCGCTGGACTTATCCACGACCACGCTCACCCGCTCGACCAGGAGGCGGGCGATCCGCTGCCTCTCGGCCTGGGTGGTCGTGGCCGACCTCCAGACCGCGGGCAGATCACACACCAGGGAACGGATCGCACGCTCATCCTCCGGCGTGAGCCGGCCGGGGGCCGCCCGCCGCCATCGCTCGTACTCCTCCTCGAGTCGCCTCCGGCCCTTGAGCGATTCCTCCCAGCGACGCTCCAGCTCGCGACCGACCAGGCGATTCTCCGGCTCGCAGGCCTGGTACTGACGGGCCGCCCGGTCGACCTCCTGATCGGCCCGCTCGCGGCGCAGCCGCCAGTGCCCGGCCAGTTCGGCCCGCTCGCGCTCCACGCCGGCCATCGCCGCCAGGCTCGCCTCCAGCGCCGCCGGCTCGACCGCCGCCAGGACCCGGCCGGCTATCAACTCGTCGAGGACCGGGCCCGGGAGGCTCTGGCACAGGGGCTCGCCGGTGCCCGTGGGGCCACGGGTACACGTGTATGAATGAAGGTCCTTCAGCCCCGAATAGAGGACGATCATCCGCCGCCCGCATCGCCCGCACCGCAGCAGCCCGGCGAGCAGCGAGTGCCCCTGCCGCGACGCTCCCGGCCATTCCTTGCGGGCCCGGTTGGCCGCGAGCCGTTCCTGATTGGCTTGGAATCGATCCCAGGAGATGTACGCCGGCAGCCGGTCCCGGATCAGCACCAGGCAGTCCTCCGGCGGGCGCGACCTCCTGCCGGTGGCCCGCCGGCCCGGCAGCTTTCCCTGGGGTCGACCTGCCGGTGGCCGAATCGATACGCCCCGGCGTAGCTCGGGTGGTGCAGCATATTGCAGAGCGTCGTCCGGTTGGGGCGCCGCCATTCGAGCTCGCCGCGGGTCGGCCCGGAACTGGGCCGGATCGGGATGCGGACCGCGTCGCGCACGAGCGAGCGGAGCAGGCCATGCAGGGTCGCCTCGCGATCGAACCGGTCGAAGATCAGCCGGACGGTGGCCTGGACGCGCTCGTCGGGGTCGATGGCCCACTCGCCCGCGGCGGTCCGGATGTAGCCGAGCGGGG
Coding sequences:
- a CDS encoding recombinase zinc beta ribbon domain-containing protein; the encoded protein is MLIRDRLPAYISWDRFQANQERLAANRARKEWPGASRQGHSLLAGLLRCGRCGRRMIVLYSGLKDLHSYTCTRGPTGTGEPLCQSLPGPVLDELIAGRVLAAVEPAALEASLAAMAGVERERAELAGHWRLRRERADQEVDRAARQYQACEPENRLVGRELERRWEESLKGRRRLEEEYERWRRAAPGRLTPEDERAIRSLVCDLPAVWRSATTTQAERQRIARLLVERVSVVVDKSSERVDVELHWAGGPVESHTLSRPVRRYDLLSGYSQMVERLRAWCAEGRSTAEIADRLNAEGFRPAKRADRFNGGMTQRLLCRLGLIHRRPHGSRSGLGDDEYRPGGLSQRLGIGRDTIRRWLRAGWLTSRLDAEGHHVIWADSSELSRLRELHALPRTWANEGRLAELCRPNPRPER